A section of the Oryzias latipes chromosome 8, ASM223467v1 genome encodes:
- the mrps34 gene encoding 28S ribosomal protein S34, mitochondrial, whose translation MAKKKRLRLIAEMARKIRAYRELKSRPRESQKYALDHETMRRPLTGKMLPVLAWQDVRRESRLFSLLAGMRLFGVGRMFTRKSWLEDHNEPSFWQITKVKVDYTAENMDHGKAWGVLTYKGKKESEMKEVDKVMYHDWRLIPKHMEQQFKDFEPLPEPPVRHVPYPPLLRAMMLAHRKTGGSTVLDEPALPLQRDVVLNKDYFRRQEKERRSKEGTAV comes from the exons ATGGCGAAGAAGAAGAGGCTGCGTCTGATAGCAGAGATGGCTCGGAAGATCCGAGCGTACCGAGAGCTGAAGTCACGACCGCGGGAGTCCCAGAAGTACGCCCTGGACCATGAGACGATGAGGAGACCTCTCACGGGGAAGATGCTGCCCGTGTTGGCCTGGCAGGACGTCCGGCGGGAGAGCCGACTGTTCTCCCTGTTGGCAGGCATGAGACTGTTCGGAGTGGGCCGCATGTTCACTCGCAAGTCCTGGCTGGAGGATCACAACGAGCCCAGCTTCTGGCAGATTACCAAGGTCAAGGTGGACTACACAGCTGAG AACATGGATCATGGCAAAGCATGGGGAGTCCTCACATATAAAG ggaaaAAAGAGAGCGAGATGAAAGAAGTAGACAAGGTGATGTACCATGACTGGCGACTGATTCCTAAACACATGGAGCAGCAGTTTAAGGACTTTGAGCCCCTCCCTGAACCACCTGTGCGCCACGTCCCCTACCCTCCTCTACTCCGGGCCATGATGCTGGCCCATCGTAAAACAGGAGGCAGCACAGTCCTAGATGAGCCGGCACTGCCTCTGCAGAGAGACGTGGTGCTCAACAAAGACTATTTTCGCAGACAGGAAAAAGAAAGGCGGAGCAAAGAGGGGACAGCTGTGTAA